Proteins encoded together in one Impatiens glandulifera chromosome 1, dImpGla2.1, whole genome shotgun sequence window:
- the LOC124936325 gene encoding phylloplanin-like has product MASKSPLFILFFTTITMVMTVQMTNAQLFGQNLNITGSVFCSLNGSSGVVNASVPPFPNATVQLECGSGNVLASTTTNSAGSFSIIVSLITYVVNIFSGCKIVVPTPLSSCNASLPSTGSLFSPLQKIGPDNFNRILNVTNGFQFLP; this is encoded by the exons ATGGCTTCAAAGTCACCAttgttcattttgtttttcaccACAATAACCATGGTTATGACGGTCCAAATGACCAATGCCCAGCTCTTCGGCCAAAACCTCAACATCACCGGATCGGTGTTTTGCTCTCTTAATGGCAGCTCCGGTGTTGTCAATGCTAGTGTTCCACCTTTTCCTA ATGCAACGGTGCAGTTGGAATGTGGATCAGGAAATGTGTTGGCCAGCACCACGACAAACAGTGCGGGGTCGTTCTCAATAATTGTGAGTCTGATAACTTACGTCGTCAACATATTCAGCGGTTGCAAGATCGTGGTGCCGACACCTCTCTCCTCATGCAACGCGTCGCTCCCCTCAACAGGCTCCTTATTCTCCCCCCTCCAAAAAATTGGACCAGATAATTTCAACCGTATCTTAAACGTCACCAATGGATTTCAGTTTCTTCCATGA